The genomic interval CTGGCTCGGGCCGAACGTGAACCGCTGGGCGCTCCACCCGCTGGGCCGCTGGGCGGGGCGGCCGCCCGAGGAGATCGCGCCGAGCCCGTTCTGGCGCCGGGTCGGCGAGCTGTCGATGCGACACCCGGTTACGACAGCGCTCATCTGTGTCGTCGTGCTGCTGGTCCTGGCGAGCCCGGCCCTGCGCATGCGGGGGGCGATGCCCGACTCCCGGGCGCTGCCCCCCGACTCCGACGTGCGGGTGATCGACGAGCGGCTCTCCGACCCGCAGCGCTTCGATCCGGGTGCCGCCGCGGCGATCCCGGTGCTGGTCGAGACGCCGGCGCCGGCGCTCGCGCCCGCGAGCCTGCGGGCGCTGCGGGAGCTCACCCGCCGCATGGAGGCGCTGCCCGGCGTCGAGGGCGTGCGGGGAGCCTTCGACGAGCTGGACCCGGCGCTACCGGCCGGGGAGCTCGAGCGGCGCATGGCGCGCGAGCCGACGGCGTCGCTGCTCGCGCGCACCGTCGAGGGCTCGACCGCGCTGCTGATCGTGGACCATCCCTACTCGTGGCGGTCCGCCGAGGCGACGGCCCTGGTCGAGGCGCTGCGCGCCCTGCCCCGCGACGGGCTCGTGGTCGGCGTCGGAGGCCCGACGGCTCAGACCCTCGACCAGATGCACGCCCTGCGCCTCCACGGCACCGCCGCCGTCCTCACGATCGCCGCCCTGAACCTCGCGATCCTGCTCTTCGCCTTCCGCTCGATCGCGGTGCCGATCAAGGCGATCGTGATGAACGTGCTCTCGCTGGGGGCCAGCTACGGGCTCCTCGTGTGGGTGTTCCAGGAGGGCCACGGCCTCGGCTGGCTCGGTGCCGTCCCGCTCGACGGCATCGACTCGACCGTGCCGCTCGTGATGTTCGCGGTGATCTTCGGCCTCTCGATGGACTACGAGGTGTTCCTGCTGAGCCGGATCCGCGAGGAATGGCTGCGCAGCGGCGACAACCGCGAGAGCGTGATCCAGGGCCTCGCCTGCACCGGACGCATCATCACGAGCGCCGCGCTGATCCTGCTGGTCGTGGTGGGCGCCTTCGCGACCGGGGACATGATCTACGTCAAGCAGATGGGCCTCGGGATGGCGGTGGCCATCGCACTCGACGTGACGCTCGTGCGCGCGCTGCTGGTCCCGGCGACGATGCAGCTCCTCGGCGTCTGGAACTGGTGGCTGCCGCGCTGGCTGCGCGCGGGCGGCGTGGCCGCCGCGGAGGAGCGGCCGGCCGAGCCCTGAGCGGGCCGGCTAGGGCGCCGGGCGCAGCGCCACCATCACGTGGGTGAGCCACGGCACGTAGGTGACGAGCAGCACGCCGAGGGCCAGGATCGCCAGCATCGGCAGCGCGGCCCGCGCCACCTCGACGAGCGGGCGGTCGAAGCGCTGCGAGGCGAGCAGCAGGTTCAGTCCCATCGGCGGCATCAGGTAGCCGAGCTCGAGGTTCGCGATGAAGAGGATCCCGAGGTGGACCGGGTCGACGCCGTAGGAGAGCGCGATCGGCACGATCAGGGGCACCACGACGACGGTGGCGGCGAAGATGTCCATCACGGAGCCGACGACCAGCAGGAACAGGTTGAGCCCGATCAGGAACACCTCGCGCGAGGCGACGTGCGAGCGCGTCCAGTCGAGGAGCTGCGCCGGCACCTGCGCGTTCACGAGCCAGCCGGTGAGGCCGACCGCGACGCACAGGATGAGGAGCACGCTGCCCTTCAGGACGTTGCACTCGGTGAGGACGCGGAAGAGCTCGCGGGGCCCGAGGTCGCGGTGGACGAGGCCCTGGACCCCGAGCGCGTAGAGCGCCGCGACCGCCGCGGACTCGACCGTCGTGGCCCAGCCGCTGAAGAGCGCCGCCATCACCACCACCGGCAGGAGGAGCTCCCACTTCGCGGCCCACAGGGCGCGCGCGGCCTCGCCGGGCACGAAGGACACGCGGGGCGTCGTGCCGCGCAGGCCTTCGCGGACGCCCCAGGCGGCGATCAGGCTCGTCATCAGGAAGCCCGGCAGCAGGCCGCCCAGGAACAGGTCCTCGACCGGCACCTGCGCGACCACCGCGTAGAGGATCAACGGCAGGGCCGGCGGGAGCAGCAGCCCGAGCGATCCCGAAGCCGTGAGCAGGCCGAGCGAGAAGCGCTCGCGGTAGCCGTCGCGCAGGAGCGCGGGCAGGAGCAGCCCGCCGAGGGCCAGGATCGTGACGCCCGAGCCGCCCGTGAAGACGGTGAAGAAGGAGCAGAGCACGGCGCAGACCACGGCCGTGCCGCCCGGCATCCAGCCGAAGCAGGCGCGGAAGACGCGCAGCAGGCGCTCCGAGGAGCGGCCCGCCGCGAGCACCAGGCCGGCCAGCGTGAAGAGCGGGATCGCGGGCAGGGTGGGCGACACCGAGAGCGCGTAGGTCTCGACCAGGATCGCGGCGGGCGTCACGCCGTCGACCAGGTAGAGCCAGGCCGCGGCGCCGCCCAGGATCGCGAAGATCGGCGCGCCGAGGACGGCGGCGGCGAGCAGCGCGAGGAGCCCGGGCCAGGCCGGCACCCCGGCGGCGGACGGCCCCTTCCACCAGAGGAGGGTGCCGAGCGCGAGGCCGAGGAGGGCGAGCGTGCGCGCCGCGGGGGTCGTCCCGGCGCGCCAGACGAGGCGCAGCGCGATCGCCGCGAGGCCCGCCGGCATCACGAGCTGCGTCACCCAGGCGGGCACTCCGGCGGCGACGATCGTGCCGGCGTCGCGCGTGATGGCGATGAACTCACCCGAGGCGAGCGCGAGCAGCGTCGCCACGGCGGCGCCGATCGCGGCGGCGTAGACGCGGGCCGCGGCCCGCGGCCGGCCGGCCGGTACGAAGGTGGCGGCGGCGAGCGCGAGCAGCCGCCCGTCGCGCGCGGCCAGCGCCGCGCCGAGGAAGCCGACCCACAGGGTCAGGTGCTGCACGAAGGGCTGCGAGCCCGGGATGCCGACGCCGGCCAGCCGGCGCACGACGATCTCGGCGATCGGCAGCACGACCATGGCCACGAGCGCGAGGGCCGCCAGGCCCTCCTCGGCCGCCCGCAGCCGGCGGGTCACCGCGCGGCGCCGTGCTCGCGGCGGAAGGCGTCGCGCGCCGCACGGGCGCGCTCGAAGACCTCGGCCGGCACGTAGCTGCCGGCCATCAGCGCGGAGAACCGCTCGCCGGCCTCGCGCCAGGCCTCCGGGTCCGAGGGCGCCGACACCTCGAGGCCCCGCTTCTGCATCTCGGCGATCGCGTCGCGGTCCTGCTCCGGCACCTCGGTGCGCAGGCGCTCCTGCATGGCCTGGGCCGCCGTGCGGACCGCCTTCTGGTCGGCCTCGCTCATCGCCTTCCAGGCCTTGCGCGTCACGATCGTGGCGCCGACCAGGGGCGAGATCCCGATCTCGAGCATGTGGGGCGCGGTCCGGTACCACTGGAGCAGGAGGGCGGCGATCGGCGTGATCGGCACGGCCTCGATCAGGCCGGTGGTGAGGGCGGTCGGGATGTCGCTGAAGGCGAGCGGCCGCGGCTGGAAGCCGTTGGCCTTGTACCACTGCACCATCCGGTCGTCGCCGGTGGCGGTGTAGATCGGCAGCGCCTTCAGCTCGGCGAGCGTCGTGATCCGGCTCTTGCTGAACACCTGCAGCCAGCCGGCGTCGCCCCAGCCGAGCAGGACGAAGCCCTTCGCCTCGAGGCGCTTCTCGAGCTCGGGCGTGAGCGCCTGGCGCACGGCCTGGAGCTCGTCGTAGGAGTCGTAGAAGAACGGCACCGCGAAGACGTTGAAGCCGGGGTCGATCTGGCCGAGGCCGATCACGGTGAGGGCCGCGCCCTGGAGCACGTCGAGCCGCATCTTCGAGACGACCGTCGCCTCCTCGCCCTGCTGGCCGCTCGCGAAGACGGTGAGCGCGACGCGCCCGCCGGTCGCCTGGCGCCACTCGTCGCCCATCTGGCGCAGGTTCTTGTCCCAGATCGAGCCCTCGGGCACGAACGAGGCCAGCTTGATGGTCACCGGCCGGCCCTGGGCCGGGGCCGCGAGCGCGGGCGCGAGCAGCGCGAGGGTCAGGGCGAGCGTGCGGGCGGTCCTCATGGAGCGTCCCCCCCGGCCGGCGCGCCCGCGAAGAGCGCGCCGGCAGAAGCGAGCAGGTGGCGGGCGCGGCGCTGCGCGATCGCGTTGGCGAGGCGCTGGCTCGGGTCGCGCTCGGGATCGACGGCGAGCGCCTGCTCGAGCAGGCGCTCGAAGCCGGCACGGTCGCCGCCGGGCAGGGCCACGCCGACCGCGTAGCTCACGTAGGGTGCGGCACTGGCGCCCTCCGAGAGCTCGACGGCGCGCTCGAAGTGCTGGCGCGCGCGCGCGCGCGAGCCGCCCATCGCCTCGGGCACCGCGTCGAGCGAGATCAGCGCGGCGTGGATCGCGCCGTGGCCCCAGCTCTCGTCGAGCGCGAGCGCGCGCGCGAAGAGGGCGCGCACGGCCGGGAGGTCGGCGACCAGGTCGGGGCGGTCGAGCCCGAGCGCGATGGCGCCGCCCCAGGAGGCGCCGGTCCAGTAGAGCAGCGGGACGTCGGCGGGCTCCGCCCAGCCGAGCGCGTCCTCGGGCGCGCGCAGGAGCGCCTCGCCGACGCCCGGGTGGCGGAGCTCGAGGGCGCGCAGGCAGTCGTCGCGCCCGCGCGTGTAGAGCCTGCGCGCGCGCGTGCGCAGCGCCTCGACGCGCGCGTAGTCGGTATTGCCTGCGAGCTCGGCGTCGGCCTGCGGGAAGGCGTAGGCGTACTGCGTGAAGCCCGAGCAGGCGGAGAGCAGCAGGCCGCGATGCTCGGGCAGCTCGACGAGCAGCGCCTCGATCAGCTTCAGCGAGAAGGGCGCCGCGTCGCGGATCAGCTCCGGGTCGTCGTCGGAAGCGAAGACGGTGGGGCCCTCGCCCGCGAGCGAGTCGGCGAGCCCCGTCATCGCCAGGCGCCGGAACGAGCAGCCCGGCGCCGTTCCCAGCGCGAGCAGCAGCAGCGGGAGCAGGAGCCGAGGGGAACGGGTGCGCACGATCGAGCCTCGCCGGCAGCGGGTGTCCTGCTAGTCGAAGTAGCCCCAGGGATACTCGGGCTTCAGGATCGGCCGGTAGCCGGCCGGCACCGGGAAGGGAGCCGTCACGAACTCGTAGACGCCGACCAGCTCGCGGACCACGAGCTTCCCGAGGCCCTCGGCGAAGCCGAGCGTCACGCCCCAGCCGGCGCCCCGCTCGCGCGAGGTCTCGACCACGTTGCCGGGCACCTCGAGGAAGCCGCAGGTCATCGCCGCGAGGCCGCGGCCGAACTTGCGGCCGGCGCTGTGCGGCGCGGCCTCGGCCGCGGCCGGGAGCAGGCTCGCGAGGAGCGCGAGCCCGAAGGCCGCCCGCCGGATCCGGATCCCCATCGCTTCCCCCTTCTTCGCGCGCGAGCGCGCAGGCTAGTGCCTGCCGGCGGTGGGGTCGAGCGGTGGCCCGCCGCGGGTGCCGCGCGCCGGCTCGGGCAGCGTCACGGCGGCTGCGACGGGCCGGTACAGGTCCATGCTCCGCTGGAGCCGGCCGAGCACCTCGTAGGGGTCCTGACCGAGGCCTGCGAAGAGGTTGCAGACGTAGGTGAAGGTGAGGCTCCCCGGCCGCGAGAACTGCGGCTGCTCCTTGGCCGCGTAGCAGCCGAGGTTCGGGTCGGCTCCCGGGCCGGGTGCCAGCTCGGGGATCCGGAACACCAGCCGCCGCTCCGACCACGGCCCTTCGGGCGCCGGCGCGCTGCGCAGGTAGACGGCGTCGGAGGGGCGCGTCCCGGGAAAGCGCCCGCTGAGCTCCGGATGGCCGTAGAGGGCGAGCCAGCGACCCGACTCCGGATGGTGTCGGATGCTCATCTCGGAGGCGCTGTCGTCCATCACGACCCGGGCCTCGCCCGGGCGGAAGCCCGCGAGCCAGCGGCCGTCGCCCGCGAAGGTCTCGAGACGATCGGGAAGCTCGGCTGGCGTCGCCTCCAGGGCCGCCAGCGGCAGGCGGGTGAGGATGCGGGGATGCCGGCCATCGGCCTCCTCGCGCCAGGTGTACAGGTAGAGATGGGGCGCGGACAGCGCGAAGGCCGACATCGGAAACCCGGCCGTTCCGCGCGCGAGCGGCAGCACCTCGACCCGCCAGCGCTGCGGCTCGTCGCCGGGGTTCTCGATCCGCGCGAGCGCCGTGGCGCCGGTGCGGAAGGGCAGGGCGAGGGAGCCCTGCGGCGCGGAGCGCTCGACCTCGAGCAGACCCAGGTAGAGCCGGCTCTCGTGTACGAAGCCTCCGAAGAGCCACCACCAGCCGGCGCTGCCCCCGGGCCGCTCGAGGAAGGCCCGGGCGGTGCCGTCGGGCGCGCGGCCCCAGGCGTAGTCGATGGCGAAGCGCCCGCCGCGGCACTCGGAGATCCCGATCGAGTTGTGCACGAGGCTCGCGCCCACCCGGTCGGCCTGGTCCGGGCGACCGACGAAGGTGTCGCCGAAGAGCCAGACGCTGCGGCGGGACGAGAGCGGGACCGAGTAGGCGCCGTCGCCGCCGAGCCAGCCCTCCTGGTAGGGGAAGCGGGGCCAGCAGGCGTGCTGGGCCGGGGGCGCACCGGGGCCGCCCGGCGCGCCGAGGCCGGCACACGCGAACCCGCCGGCGAGCGCCCCGGCGAGAGCGGTGACCCGCAGCGAGGAGCGAAGGGACGTCATCGCGCGGCGGAGGCTAGCTGCTCCGCGATCGCGCGCGCGGCCGGCGCACGCACGGTGGCCGGGAGCACGGCTCGGCTAGACTCGGCGCCCACGCCACGAGGAGGACCGGGATGCCGCGCGCACGCGCCAACGGGATCGAGCTCGAGTACGAGAGCTTCGGGCGGGCGGGCGACCCGCCGCTCCTGCTGGTGATGGGCCTCGGCGCCCAGATGATCCTCTGGCACGACGAGTTCTGCGGCGCGCTCGCCGAGCGCGGCTTCCACGTCACCCGCTTCGACAACCGCGACGTCGGCCGCTCCACCTGGCTCGATGCCGCCGGCATGCCCGACGTGCTGGGCGCCCTCGCGGCCGCGGGTGCGGGGCAGCCGATCGACGCGCCCTACCGGCTCTCCGACATGGCGGGCGACGCCGTGGCGTTGCTCGACACCCTGGGCGCCGGGTCCGCCCACGTGGTGGGCGCGTCGATGGGCGGCATGATCGCCCAGACGCTCGCCATCGAGCACCCGGCGCGGGTGCGCACCCTCACCTCGATCATGTCCACGACCGGCCACCCGGGCCTGCCGCCCGCGCGCCCCGAGGCGATGGCGCTCCTGATGACGCCGATGCCGGCCGAGCGCGCCGCGCAGATCGAGCGCAGCGTCGAGGCCTCGCGTGTGATCGGGAGCCCGGCGTACCCGAGCGATCCGGCCGAGCTGCGCGCGCTCGCCGAGCGCGCCTACGACCGCGGCGTCAACCCGCCCGGCTTCGCGCGCCAGCTCGTCGCGATCCTGGCCTCGGGGAGCCGGCGCGCGGCGCTGGCCGGGGTGCGCGCTCCCACGCTCGTGATCCACGGCGACGCCGATCCGCTGGTGCCCGTCGAGGCGGGCCGCGACACGGCGGCGGCCGTGCCGGGCGCGCGCCTGCTCGAGCTCGCCGGCATGGGCCACGACCTGCCGCGCGCGCTCTGGCCGGCCGTGGTGGACGCGATCGTCGAGCACGCCGGGAAGGCCTGAAGCGGATCGGTGTCGGAAGCACGACCCCTGCCCGCGGCCGCCGACGCGGCGATCCGCCGCGCCCGCGCGGCCGGCGCGCTCTGCCCCCTCGCAACCGCCGCCGAGGAGATCCGCGAAGGCGGCCTGCGCTTCGCCGTGCGGATCCTGGCGGATCGGCCGCCGGTGGCGCCCGCCGGCCGGGCGGACGCCGACCCCTTCGCAGACCCCGACCCGGCGCTGGTCGTCGGCGCCGTGTCCGACACCCATCTCTGTCTCCTCAACAAGTTTCCGGTGCTCGAGCGCCACCTGCTCTTCGTGACCCGCTCGGCCGCGGCCCAGGAGGCCTGGCTCGACGCTGCCGACTGGGCCGCGCTGGCCGCAGGCCTCGCTGCGATCGACGGCCTCGGCTTCTACAACGCCGGTCCCCTCGCGGGCGCGAGCCAGCGTCACAAGCACCTCCAGCTCGTCCCGCTCCCGCTCGGGGCCGCGGCGCCCGCCGGCCGCGCGGACGCCCCCGCGCTGCCGATCGCGCCCTGGCTCGACGCGGCAGCGCCCGGACCGGGCCCGGTCGCCCTGCCGGGCGCGCCCTTCCCGAGCGCCTTCGTCCGGCTGGCTGCGGGCGCGTGGCGGGATCCGTCCGCGATCGCCGCCCGTGCCGACGCCGCGCTGGCGGCGGTCGGCGTGCGGCCCTGTCCGGGCGAGGACGGCCCCCGCCAGTCCGCGCCCTACAACCTGCTCGCGACGCGCACCTGGCTGCTCGCGGTGCCGCGCGCCCGCGCGGAGGTCGAGGGCATTCCCGTCAACGCGCTCGGCTTCGCGGGCTCGTTCGTGGTGCGCGACGGCGCGGGGCTGGCGCGCCTCCGCGCGCTCGGGCCGCTCGCGGTGCTGCGCGCGGCGGCGGGCTGATCGCTCACCCGCCCCCGAGCGCGGCGAGGAGCGCGCGCCGCTCGGCGGTGGCGTCGGCGAGCGGCGCGGCGCGCAGCCGCCCGACCTCGGTGGCGTCGTAGGGGACGAAGCCGGGCGCCGCGGCGGCGGGCGGGTCGAAGCGCGCGACCATCCAGTTGAGCAGCGCGGCGAGCGCGGCGTCGCCGAGCGGGGCGTGGGCCGCGCCCGGGACGCGCACCAGGTACTCGCGGCCGCCCGGAACCCCCAGGAAGCGCCCGACACCCGAGAGCGACGGAACCCGGTCCGGAGCGCCGCTGCCGTCCTCGAGGTGGCAGCCCATGCACTGGAGCACGTAGTCGAGGCGCGGGCCGGAGATCGCCTCCGCTCCTGCGCCGCCCGGGGCGAGCATCGTGGCCGCGAAGCTCGCCGCGAGGGCGAGCGCGCCGGCCGCGGAGCTCCCGGCGCGTGCCCGGCGCCTCACGGCTCTCCGGATCCCGCCGCGGCCGGCTCCGCGGGCGCGGCGACGGCGACGCCGAGCACGATCGCGGTGGAGCAGTGGTAGACGGTGCTCGGCGCGGCCACGCACCAGTTGATGTCGTTGCTCTTCTGGGGGAGGTAGGCCGGGCGATCGCCCTCGTTGCGGTGGCAGTAGCAGCGCGCGCAGAAGCTCTTGCCGCAGCAGTCGTTGTAGCTGATCACGTAGTGCTTGCCGTCGGCCGGGTTGCGGCAGGTGCCGATCCAGGTGACCGGCGACTGGACGGTGCCGGGCGGGCAGGTGGTGTGGCTGCCGCCGCAGCAGGAGCACAGGAAGCCGTCGATCGCGCAGTGGCGCCAGTACTCGCAGCTCGCGGGGTCGCCCGCGGGCCCCGCGATGCCCTCGGGCGCGGCGGCGGGCGGCTCCGCCGCCGAGACCCGCGACACCGGGAGCAGGGGCAGCGTGGCGCCGCCCGCCAGCGCGGCGCCGAGCCGGCCCAGGAAGCTGCGCCGCGAGAGCCCGCGCGCGAGGCGCCGCACCGCGTCCTCGGCGACGTGGTCGAGGCGCTGCGACAGCTCGCGCGGGCGGAGCCTGCTCATCGTCCTCCCTCGCCGGCGCGTGCCGCCGGCTCGTGCGAGCTTGCCACGAACTCCTGGATCGAGGCCACCCCGCGCGCCTGCGCCTCGAGCAGGCTCTCGAGGTGCTCGCGCGAGTTCACGAGCCCCTTGGCGCGCACGATCCCGCCGGCGTCGGCGAGCACCGCGTGGGGGAGCCGCCCGACGCCGTGGGCGAGGCCGAGCTCGGCCGACACGACGTAGGGGAAGCGATCGAGGCCGTGCTCGGCGGCGAAGTGGCGCTGGGCCGCCTCGTCACCGTCGCTCGCGAAGACCACCCGCAGGCGCGCGGCCTCCTCGGCGGCGACGCGCCGGACGACCGGGAGCAGCGACTTGCAGACCGGGCAGCCGGGCGCGACGAAGAGCAGGAGCGTTCCGCGCCCGTCCTCGCTCGGCCCGCCGAGCCGGATCGGGCGCCCCGCCAGGTCCGCTCCCGCCCACGCCGGGGCCGGGTCCCCGACCTGCGGCCCGCCGCGCAGGAGCAGCGCGCCGGCCGGCGCGAGGCGCTCGTGGAGCACCCCGATCTGGCGCGCGAGCGCGAAGACGAGCGCGGCCAGCGCCACCACCGCGAGCCACAGGAGCAGGTTCGAGACGACGAGCGCGCTCATGCCGCACCGGGCGGAGAGGCGAGCAGCCGCGTGGCGGCCGCGTGCGCGAAGGCTGCGAAGGCGAGGGCGCCGGCGATCGTGGCGCCGTCGAGCGCGCCGAGGGGGCGCGCCGCCACCGGCAGGAAGCCCGCCCCGGCGACGAGGAGCAGGCCGGCGTTGCGCGCGAGCAGGCCGCCGCCGAGCCCCACGTGCAGGGCGGGCCCGAAGCAGCCGCAGTCGATGTCGCGCCGGCCGCGCAGGAGGTTCAGCGCGATCGCGGCGCCGTAGAGCGCGAGCAGGGCGGCGGCGCCGACGAAGCCCCAGGGCCGGGCCGCGGGCGAGAGCAGGAGCGCCGCCGCGGCCGCCTCCGCCGCGGCGAGCCCCGGCGCCGCCAGCCCGGTCAGCACCCAGGGCACGAGCTGGTAGTCGCCGAGCGCGACCCGGAAGGCGTGGAGGTCGCGCAGCTTGTGGGCGGCGGCGCCCGCGAAGAGCAGCGCCAGGCCCCCGCGCAGCACGGCGTGCAGGGCGGGGTCGATCACCGCCACGGCGCCTGGAGCGTGGACGGCGCGAGCCCGACGTTCTCGAGGTAGCGCAGGAAGGCGCCGCTGCGCGCGTCCCAGACCCCGATCGTGCCGGCGGCCGACGACACGCCGAACAGGCGCGGCTCCGCATCCTGCGACACCGCGATGCTGTCGACCCCCGCGTTCGGGACGACCCGCTCGAGGAGCCACAGGAGCGGGTCGCTCTCGAGGCCGGTCATCTGGGCGAGGAAGGCCGCCTGCAGGTTGCGCAGCCCGATCGTCTGCACGCGCGTGCGGGTGGCGAGGTCGTAGACCCAGATCGCGCTGCCGGGGTGCTTGTGGCCGTCGGGGCCGCCCTGGTGGACGAGCGCATAGAGCCGGCCCGAGTCCTCGTGGACGGCCAGGTGCTGGGTGCCGCCGACCTGCCAGGAGTCGGCGCGGTCGGCGTCGTCGAAGAGCGACCAGCGCTCGCCGAAGCGGAGCGCCTCGCCCCCGACCTCCACCGGGTGGACCACGCCCGCGAAGCTCACGAAGAGCCACTCGTTGCCGCGGCGCACCGCCTTCTCGGTGACGGGGTCGGCCATCGGGTCGAAGTGCTTCGCGCTGCGCGTGCGGCCCTGCTCGGCGCCGCCCGCGTCGAGCGTCACCACGAGCAGGCTCCCGTCGCCGCACAGCATGAAGAAGCGGCGCGGGCCGGCGCCGTAGACGAGGCTGCAGCCGGGGGTCTGGATCTCGCCCACGAAGCGCCGCTCCGCCACGTCCACGATCGTGACCGAGGTGGCGGGCGAGTAGTTGAAGAGCGCGAGGAAGCGCCCGTCGTCGAGCAGCGTCGCGAGCGCCAGCGCGTGCACGATGTCGGCCCGGCGGGGCGGGATCGCCACCTCGGCGACGGGCGCGAGGGTCGCCACGTCGTAGATCGTGACGAGGTCGCTGCGCTCGCCGCGGCTGCCGCGGGAGTAGTAGGTCTCGGGCAGGTAGATCTCGCCGCGCGCCTGCGAGAAGACCGGCGCGATCGGGCCCACGCCGGCCGAGAGCATGCCGAGGAAGCGGCCGCTGTCGCCGTCGAGGAGCGCGGTGCGCGCGAGCACGAAGTCGGCGATCCAGACCTGGTGGGGCGCCGGCGCCGGGGCCGGCGCCACCTGCCCCACGGGCTCGCTCGGGAGCTCGGCACGGGTGGCGTGCGCGCAGAGGAGGAGGGCGAAGGCGACGGCGATCGGACCCGGGGCTCGCGGCATGGCCCCACTGTACCCGGCCGCCGCCCCCGGCGACGACCCCTTCCGGCCCGGGGTGGTGATATCCTGCCGATCCGTGGCGCCCCTCTGGCCCCTCCTCTTCGCGCTCGCCACCGGCCTCTTCGGCTGGCGCGTGCTGCGGCGCCACGGGACGCCCGTGGCGTACTGGGTCGGCGGCTGGACGGCGGCCGGCATCAGCGGCGCCCTCGCGCTCGTCGATCCGGAACGCTCCTCGCTCGCGCCCTCGACGCACGTGCTCGGTGCCTTCTTCGCGGGCCTGCTGGCCGGGGGTGCGCTCTCCTTCGCCGGCCGGCGGGTTCCCGACTGGCTGCTGCCCGCAGCCCTCACCTGGGGCTCTCTACGCACGATCGTGTCGATGGCGGGCTTCGACGCCTTCGCCTGGCTGCTCGCGTTCGCCTGGGAGCCGTGGGCGGTCGCGGCCGCGGCCGGCCTCGTCTGGCGCTCGGCCCGCGCCACCCGCTCGACGCGGGCGGAGCGTTGGCTCGGCCCCGCGCTCCTGGCGCTCGCGATCGTCGGGTCGCTGCACGTGGCGTGGCTGGCCAGCGGGCGGATGTCGGCGGCGCTGGTGGCGCTGTGGGTGCTCGTGGCGCCGCCCGTCCTCTGGCTCCAGATCCAGGCGAGCGCGGACCAGCTCCGCCGGCGCCTCGGCGAGCGGCTGCGGGCGACCGTCGCCGAGCGGACGGCGGAGCTGCGCGCCAGCGAGGAGCGCTACCGCGCCATCTCCGAGCTGAACGCGGACACGAGCTTCCGCGTCCGCATCGATTCCGAGCTGCGCCTGCGGCCCGAGTGGGTGGCGGGCGGGGTCGTGGCGATGGCGGGGGTCCAGGTCGAAAGGCTCGCCGATCACGGCTGGCTCGCGCTCCTGCCGGAGGAGCTCCGCGCCGTCGCGTACGAGGGCCTCGCGCGGCTGCCGGTCGGCGAGCGCTTCGACTTCGAGCAGAGCATCGTGGCGCTCGATGGGGGGCTCCGGCGGCTCGCGTTGCGCCTCGTGGTCGCCGGCCGCGACGCCGCGGGCGTGATCGACCTCCTGGGCTCGGCCTGCGAGGTCACCGCGCGCTACGACGCCGAGCAGCGGCAGCGCGCGCTCGAGGCCCACCTCGCGCAGATCCAGCGCCTCGAGAGCCTGGGCGTCCTGGCCGGCGGCATCGCGCACGACTTCAACAACCTGCTCACGGTGATCCGCGGGCACGTGCGCCTGGGCCTGGCCGAGCTGGCGGCCGAGGCGCCGCTGCGCCCGCGCCTCGAGCGGATCGGATTGGCGGCCGACCACGCCGCGGCGCTGACCGGGCAGATGCTGACCTACGCGGGCAAGGCGGCGCCCGCCCTGGCGCCGCTCGATCCCGGCGCCGTGGTGGGCTCGCTCGGCGAGCTGCTGCGCGCTTCGCTGCCGGCGGGGTGCACGCTCGAGATCACCTGCGCGCCCGGGCTCCCGGCCGTGGAAGGTGACCCGAGCCAGCTCGGCCAGGTGGCGATGAACCTGGTCCTCAATGCCGCCGATGCGCTGGGCGGGGAGCCGGGGCGGGTGGCGCTGCGGGTCGCCGCCGCCGAGCTCGACGAGCAGGCGCTCGCGGGCGCGCTCGGGCCCCGCAAGCTGGCGGCCGGCCGCTACGTGGTGCTCGAGGTCGCCGACGAGGGCTGCGGGATGGACGCCGCCACGGCCGCGCGCGTGTGCGAGCCCTTCTTCAGCACGAAGTTCTCGGGTCGCGGGCTCGGGATGGCGGCGGTGCTCGGCATCGTGCGCGCACACGGCGGCGGCCTCACGATCGAGTCGGCGCCCGGCCTGGGCACCACCGTGCGCGTCGCGCTCCCGGTGAGCGCGCGTCCGGCGCCCGCGCCGG from Deltaproteobacteria bacterium carries:
- a CDS encoding phosphorylase, with protein sequence MSEARPLPAAADAAIRRARAAGALCPLATAAEEIREGGLRFAVRILADRPPVAPAGRADADPFADPDPALVVGAVSDTHLCLLNKFPVLERHLLFVTRSAAAQEAWLDAADWAALAAGLAAIDGLGFYNAGPLAGASQRHKHLQLVPLPLGAAAPAGRADAPALPIAPWLDAAAPGPGPVALPGAPFPSAFVRLAAGAWRDPSAIAARADAALAAVGVRPCPGEDGPRQSAPYNLLATRTWLLAVPRARAEVEGIPVNALGFAGSFVVRDGAGLARLRALGPLAVLRAAAG
- a CDS encoding twin-arginine translocation signal domain-containing protein, with protein sequence MSRLRPRELSQRLDHVAEDAVRRLARGLSRRSFLGRLGAALAGGATLPLLPVSRVSAAEPPAAAPEGIAGPAGDPASCEYWRHCAIDGFLCSCCGGSHTTCPPGTVQSPVTWIGTCRNPADGKHYVISYNDCCGKSFCARCYCHRNEGDRPAYLPQKSNDINWCVAAPSTVYHCSTAIVLGVAVAAPAEPAAAGSGEP
- a CDS encoding methylamine utilization protein MauE, which codes for MIDPALHAVLRGGLALLFAGAAAHKLRDLHAFRVALGDYQLVPWVLTGLAAPGLAAAEAAAAALLLSPAARPWGFVGAAALLALYGAAIALNLLRGRRDIDCGCFGPALHVGLGGGLLARNAGLLLVAGAGFLPVAARPLGALDGATIAGALAFAAFAHAAATRLLASPPGAA
- the mauD gene encoding methylamine dehydrogenase accessory protein MauD, whose amino-acid sequence is MSALVVSNLLLWLAVVALAALVFALARQIGVLHERLAPAGALLLRGGPQVGDPAPAWAGADLAGRPIRLGGPSEDGRGTLLLFVAPGCPVCKSLLPVVRRVAAEEAARLRVVFASDGDEAAQRHFAAEHGLDRFPYVVSAELGLAHGVGRLPHAVLADAGGIVRAKGLVNSREHLESLLEAQARGVASIQEFVASSHEPAARAGEGGR
- a CDS encoding DUF4185 domain-containing protein, whose product is MTSLRSSLRVTALAGALAGGFACAGLGAPGGPGAPPAQHACWPRFPYQEGWLGGDGAYSVPLSSRRSVWLFGDTFVGRPDQADRVGASLVHNSIGISECRGGRFAIDYAWGRAPDGTARAFLERPGGSAGWWWLFGGFVHESRLYLGLLEVERSAPQGSLALPFRTGATALARIENPGDEPQRWRVEVLPLARGTAGFPMSAFALSAPHLYLYTWREEADGRHPRILTRLPLAALEATPAELPDRLETFAGDGRWLAGFRPGEARVVMDDSASEMSIRHHPESGRWLALYGHPELSGRFPGTRPSDAVYLRSAPAPEGPWSERRLVFRIPELAPGPGADPNLGCYAAKEQPQFSRPGSLTFTYVCNLFAGLGQDPYEVLGRLQRSMDLYRPVAAAVTLPEPARGTRGGPPLDPTAGRH
- a CDS encoding alpha/beta fold hydrolase; its protein translation is MPRARANGIELEYESFGRAGDPPLLLVMGLGAQMILWHDEFCGALAERGFHVTRFDNRDVGRSTWLDAAGMPDVLGALAAAGAGQPIDAPYRLSDMAGDAVALLDTLGAGSAHVVGASMGGMIAQTLAIEHPARVRTLTSIMSTTGHPGLPPARPEAMALLMTPMPAERAAQIERSVEASRVIGSPAYPSDPAELRALAERAYDRGVNPPGFARQLVAILASGSRRAALAGVRAPTLVIHGDADPLVPVEAGRDTAAAVPGARLLELAGMGHDLPRALWPAVVDAIVEHAGKA
- a CDS encoding exosortase system-associated protein, TIGR04073 family, yielding MGIRIRRAAFGLALLASLLPAAAEAAPHSAGRKFGRGLAAMTCGFLEVPGNVVETSRERGAGWGVTLGFAEGLGKLVVRELVGVYEFVTAPFPVPAGYRPILKPEYPWGYFD